A single window of Thalassomonas viridans DNA harbors:
- the mtnN gene encoding 5'-methylthioadenosine/S-adenosylhomocysteine nucleosidase, producing the protein MKAGIIGAMEPEVAILKAKLSNCQTVEHAGYQFFQGQLNGTDVVIVQSGIGKVAAALATALLIDKFQPDYVVNTGSAGGFDQSLKVGDIVISSEVRYHDVNLTAFGYEIGQLPSNPAAYIPHPVLVEAAKEGIKALPDIQTLVGLITTGDTFMTAEEDVTKARNNFPQMAAVEMEGAAIAQTCRQFNTPFVVIRSMSDIAGKESPTSFEAYLETASVNSSQMVMNMLESLKDKSLS; encoded by the coding sequence ATGAAAGCAGGCATTATTGGCGCTATGGAGCCAGAAGTCGCAATATTAAAAGCCAAACTCAGCAACTGCCAAACCGTGGAACACGCCGGTTACCAGTTTTTTCAGGGACAGCTTAACGGTACAGATGTCGTTATCGTACAGTCCGGCATAGGCAAAGTTGCCGCGGCCCTGGCAACCGCCCTGTTAATCGATAAATTCCAGCCGGATTATGTCGTCAACACGGGCTCGGCCGGCGGTTTCGACCAGTCCCTGAAAGTCGGCGATATCGTCATCAGCTCGGAAGTCCGCTACCACGACGTCAACCTGACCGCCTTCGGCTATGAAATCGGCCAGTTGCCGTCAAACCCGGCGGCCTATATCCCGCACCCGGTACTGGTTGAAGCAGCCAAAGAAGGTATCAAGGCCCTGCCGGATATCCAGACCCTGGTCGGTCTGATCACCACGGGCGATACCTTTATGACCGCCGAAGAAGATGTCACCAAAGCCAGGAACAATTTCCCGCAAATGGCAGCGGTAGAAATGGAAGGGGCCGCCATCGCCCAAACCTGCCGCCAGTTTAATACCCCCTTTGTGGTGATCCGCTCTATGTCGGATATCGCCGGGAAGGAATCACCGACCTCTTTTGAGGCTTATCTGGAAACTGCTTCGGTCAATTCTTCGCAGATGGTGATGAATATGCTGGAATCGTTGAAAGACAAAAGCTTAAGCTAA
- a CDS encoding cobalamin biosynthesis protein CobD/CbiB: MTNFPDITGFSFSVLLLFSVLLVKFIVTRFSDPRPLHYFRFYCQRLADKVNKGSNSQKQQGIAGLVAILVTLAPLLVILWLFEAFIEVPWLWQGLLLYLALGSLNLGESSRIVAKALASQQKYLARETLAPWLLRDTEPLSPMGLAKANIESQLLHHCALLFTVGFYFLIGGGLAAIGYRLLLEMHFSWNIKRRQFLHFGQAANQMVKILQWLPARIFIVLLLFFISGKNLVLFARLLRPYFFRLNNDILVYGFALVLGIRLGGVASYDKQKLRRPAFNDPGRQPEPADIIHAGKRLKQLGYISSFLLLFTAALLLAIPPL; the protein is encoded by the coding sequence ATGACGAATTTCCCGGATATCACAGGTTTTAGTTTTTCGGTACTGTTACTGTTTAGTGTCTTACTGGTGAAATTCATCGTGACCCGGTTCTCGGATCCCCGGCCGCTGCATTATTTCCGCTTCTATTGCCAGCGCCTGGCGGACAAGGTCAATAAAGGCAGCAACAGCCAAAAGCAACAGGGCATAGCCGGCCTGGTCGCCATTTTAGTGACCCTGGCCCCCTTGCTGGTGATCTTATGGTTATTTGAAGCCTTTATTGAAGTGCCCTGGTTATGGCAGGGATTGCTGCTTTACCTGGCCCTGGGTTCCCTCAATCTGGGGGAGAGCAGCCGGATTGTAGCCAAGGCCCTGGCATCACAGCAAAAATACCTGGCCCGGGAAACTCTGGCTCCCTGGCTGTTAAGGGATACCGAACCGTTATCTCCTATGGGGCTGGCGAAAGCCAATATCGAGAGCCAGCTGCTGCATCATTGCGCCCTGCTGTTTACCGTCGGTTTTTATTTCCTGATCGGCGGAGGTTTGGCGGCTATCGGCTACCGGCTGTTGCTGGAAATGCACTTTAGCTGGAACATCAAGCGCCGGCAGTTCCTGCACTTTGGCCAGGCCGCCAACCAGATGGTGAAAATACTGCAGTGGCTGCCCGCCAGGATCTTTATCGTCCTGCTGCTGTTCTTTATTTCAGGCAAAAACCTGGTATTGTTCGCCCGCCTGTTACGGCCGTATTTTTTCCGCCTCAATAACGATATCCTGGTTTACGGTTTTGCCCTGGTCCTGGGGATCCGCCTGGGCGGCGTGGCCAGCTACGACAAACAAAAACTGCGCAGGCCCGCCTTTAACGACCCCGGCAGGCAGCCGGAACCGGCAGACATTATTCACGCCGGTAAACGGCTGAAACAGTTAGGTTATATCAGCAGTTTTTTACTCCTGTTCACGGCCGCCTTATTGCTGGCGATTCCTCCGCTTTAA
- a CDS encoding trimeric intracellular cation channel family protein: MTELLYYLDLFGVVVFALSGALMAGRYKLDPFGVVVLASVTAVGGGTIRDVILGAYPVFWVANPVYLWLILFTAILTILIVRRPKRIPKRFLLIADAFGLALFAVLGTAKALSLEAPMPVAIVMGTLTGVAGGMIRDVLCNVIPMILRQEIYATAAMLGSCLYVALDYFAFAQNTSLVLAICGALALRLAAIYWQVSLPAFHISEKDAGQKPDKTQDKDT; this comes from the coding sequence ATGACAGAATTGCTTTATTACCTGGATCTGTTCGGGGTCGTGGTGTTTGCCCTTTCCGGGGCCTTAATGGCGGGCCGTTATAAGCTGGATCCTTTCGGGGTGGTGGTGCTGGCCTCGGTCACCGCGGTGGGCGGCGGCACCATACGGGACGTGATTCTAGGCGCCTACCCGGTTTTTTGGGTGGCTAACCCGGTTTATCTGTGGCTGATTTTGTTTACCGCTATCCTGACCATATTGATCGTCCGCCGGCCCAAACGTATTCCCAAACGCTTTTTGCTGATTGCCGATGCCTTTGGCCTGGCATTATTTGCGGTATTGGGCACGGCAAAAGCCTTATCCCTTGAGGCCCCTATGCCGGTGGCCATAGTTATGGGCACCTTAACCGGTGTCGCCGGCGGCATGATCCGGGACGTATTGTGTAATGTGATCCCTATGATATTGCGCCAGGAAATATACGCCACCGCCGCTATGCTCGGCAGCTGTTTGTATGTCGCATTGGATTATTTTGCCTTTGCCCAGAATACCAGCCTGGTGCTGGCGATTTGCGGCGCCCTGGCCCTGCGCCTGGCAGCCATTTATTGGCAGGTGTCTTTACCGGCTTTTCACATCTCTGAGAAAGACGCTGGGCAAAAGCCGGACAAAACCCAAGATAAGGACACTTAG
- a CDS encoding ribonuclease E inhibitor RraB: MNFPDDDTGQVLAEMHQAGIDLSASHEVVFFQLFEQKSQAQAMADFLKETMPEVSVSLHPDETPNVWDLDCTLSMVPNYEDVVAREQQFESIAAKFDGYNDGWGIEA, encoded by the coding sequence ATGAATTTTCCAGATGATGATACCGGCCAGGTACTGGCTGAAATGCACCAGGCGGGAATCGACCTGAGTGCCAGCCACGAGGTGGTTTTTTTCCAGTTATTCGAGCAGAAGTCCCAGGCTCAGGCGATGGCGGATTTTCTTAAAGAAACCATGCCGGAAGTCAGCGTCAGCCTGCACCCGGATGAAACCCCGAATGTCTGGGATCTGGATTGTACCCTGTCCATGGTGCCGAATTATGAAGATGTGGTGGCACGGGAGCAGCAATTTGAAAGCATTGCCGCCAAGTTTGACGGTTATAACGACGGCTGGGGCATAGAAGCCTGA
- a CDS encoding DUF4136 domain-containing protein — protein MSFKPFITGIFILLLGACSLQKNAGVRYQAKFDFAGARAYSFLPRDAAANEQQNISDVMRNNIELAVEQVLDNSGFHYSASQKTDFVVAYHLVQGQSRGRYQLGVNHQALKRYNLGVKYCEYCLKAGVEPSSKKLWRLDAGSLIIDLLDPGDQRSVWRSVYPVKIKAKDNSREVQEKIQTAISRMLAQYPGKSA, from the coding sequence ATGTCGTTTAAGCCATTTATTACCGGGATTTTCATCTTGCTGCTGGGCGCTTGCTCGCTGCAGAAAAACGCCGGGGTCCGCTATCAGGCAAAATTCGATTTTGCCGGCGCCCGGGCGTATTCCTTTTTGCCCCGGGACGCGGCGGCGAACGAGCAGCAAAATATCAGCGACGTTATGCGCAATAACATTGAGCTAGCGGTCGAGCAGGTGCTGGATAATTCCGGCTTTCATTACAGCGCCAGCCAAAAGACAGATTTTGTCGTGGCCTATCACCTGGTGCAGGGGCAGTCCCGCGGGCGCTATCAGTTGGGTGTTAACCACCAGGCACTCAAGCGTTATAACCTGGGGGTGAAATATTGCGAATATTGCCTCAAAGCAGGCGTTGAGCCGAGTTCGAAAAAACTCTGGCGCCTCGACGCCGGCAGTTTGATCATCGACCTGTTGGATCCCGGCGATCAGCGTTCCGTGTGGCGCAGCGTCTACCCGGTAAAAATCAAAGCCAAAGACAACAGCCGTGAGGTACAGGAAAAAATTCAGACGGCCATATCCCGGATGCTGGCGCAATACCCGGGAAAATCGGCCTGA
- a CDS encoding nitrous oxide reductase accessory protein NosL, which translates to MKKLFGSCLSLLLPLLLLTSCGGDKQQVMVQKAVAIESGEECHLCGMIITNFAGPKGELYRKEQQNAVHKFCSTRDMFSYYLDPENRRNVSVMYVHDMSKMPWDAPDDGYFIDAKSAWFVAGSSKTGAMGKTLASFGKQQDALAFAEAYGGKVLGFEQVTLAELM; encoded by the coding sequence ATGAAAAAACTATTCGGCTCTTGTTTATCCCTGCTCTTACCTCTGTTGCTGCTGACTTCCTGCGGCGGCGATAAGCAGCAGGTAATGGTGCAAAAAGCGGTGGCGATCGAAAGCGGCGAGGAATGCCATTTATGCGGCATGATCATCACCAACTTTGCCGGACCCAAGGGAGAATTATACCGTAAAGAGCAGCAAAACGCCGTGCATAAGTTTTGCTCTACCCGGGATATGTTCAGCTATTATCTGGATCCGGAAAACCGGCGTAATGTCAGCGTAATGTATGTCCATGATATGAGTAAAATGCCCTGGGATGCCCCGGATGACGGTTACTTTATCGATGCCAAAAGCGCCTGGTTTGTTGCCGGTTCGAGTAAAACCGGGGCTATGGGCAAAACCCTGGCCAGCTTCGGCAAGCAGCAGGATGCCCTGGCTTTTGCCGAAGCATACGGCGGCAAAGTGCTCGGCTTTGAACAGGTGACCCTGGCTGAGTTGATGTGA
- a CDS encoding ABC transporter permease, which produces MRQIFTVANKEFHDGLRNRWFISITLIFALLSVGLTYFGAAASGTTGVTSLSTTVASLSSLAVFLIPLIALLVSYDSFVGEQEGGTLLLLLTYPLSKSQLLLGKFLGQGSIIALATFLGFGTSALLLYLNLGSSELVATFAVFITSAILLGLCFTAIAYILSLLVSEKSKAAGLALIVWFLFALAFDLVMLALLVGVEDGLSQQGLTQLMMLNPSDIFRLVNLAGLDSTDVNGVLAVAINASVGQGALFGLLLLWVILPLSAAIAIFRKKKL; this is translated from the coding sequence ATGAGACAAATATTTACCGTAGCCAACAAGGAATTTCACGACGGCCTGAGAAACCGCTGGTTTATCTCCATTACCCTGATTTTTGCCTTGTTATCCGTAGGACTCACCTATTTCGGCGCCGCCGCTTCCGGCACCACAGGGGTGACCTCGTTATCGACAACCGTTGCCAGCTTATCCAGCCTGGCGGTGTTTCTGATCCCGCTGATCGCCCTGCTGGTGAGCTACGACAGTTTTGTCGGCGAGCAGGAAGGGGGCACCCTGTTGCTGCTGCTGACCTATCCGCTGAGTAAAAGCCAGCTGCTGCTGGGCAAATTTCTCGGGCAGGGCAGCATTATCGCCCTGGCGACCTTTCTCGGTTTCGGTACCTCGGCGTTGCTGTTATACCTGAACCTCGGCAGCAGCGAACTGGTGGCGACCTTTGCGGTCTTTATCACCAGTGCCATCTTGCTTGGCCTGTGCTTTACCGCCATCGCCTACATCCTGAGCCTGCTGGTGAGTGAAAAATCCAAAGCCGCCGGACTGGCGCTAATTGTCTGGTTCCTGTTTGCCCTGGCCTTTGATCTGGTAATGCTGGCGCTGTTGGTGGGCGTTGAAGACGGTTTAAGCCAGCAGGGGCTAACTCAGCTGATGATGCTTAATCCTTCGGATATTTTCCGCCTGGTCAACCTGGCGGGACTGGACAGCACGGATGTGAACGGCGTGCTGGCGGTTGCCATCAATGCCAGTGTCGGGCAGGGGGCCTTGTTCGGCCTGCTGCTGCTTTGGGTCATACTGCCGCTGTCTGCGGCAATTGCTATTTTTAGGAAAAAGAAACTATGA
- a CDS encoding ABC transporter ATP-binding protein, translating to MNNAPLVSLSGVSKCYPKLTALDNVSMELRQGEVLGLFGHNGAGKTTMMKLILGVISPSRGQVQVMGMAPDSKAAWHSRAKVGYLPENVSFYEHLTGLEVLTYFARLKGLDKKDALALIEQVGITHAMKRQVKTYSKGMRQRLGLAQAFIGAPKLLLLDEPTVGLDPIATAEFYQTVDRLKNQGTSIILCSHVLPGVEQHIDRAIILSSGKMLAMGTLEQLRRDANLPVAIKPDGLNGAVRQDAKLMSYLSAQGEEDNNQTLYVPEQDKLAILRQLLAYEHLTDVKVETASLEQVYQHYLSGGHQSGGHQSGGKGKHI from the coding sequence ATGAATAACGCACCATTGGTTTCTTTATCCGGGGTCAGCAAGTGCTATCCCAAACTCACGGCACTGGACAATGTCAGCATGGAGCTGCGCCAGGGGGAAGTACTGGGGCTGTTCGGCCATAACGGCGCCGGTAAAACCACTATGATGAAGCTGATCCTCGGGGTGATTTCCCCGAGCCGGGGACAGGTACAAGTGATGGGCATGGCCCCTGACTCCAAGGCCGCCTGGCACAGCCGTGCCAAAGTGGGCTACCTGCCGGAAAATGTCAGTTTTTACGAACATCTCACCGGGCTGGAAGTCCTGACCTATTTCGCCCGCCTCAAGGGGCTGGATAAAAAAGATGCCCTGGCGCTGATTGAACAGGTGGGCATTACCCATGCCATGAAACGCCAGGTAAAAACCTACTCCAAGGGCATGCGCCAGCGGCTGGGGCTGGCCCAGGCCTTTATCGGCGCGCCTAAGTTATTGTTGTTGGACGAGCCCACCGTAGGATTGGATCCCATCGCCACCGCCGAATTCTACCAGACGGTGGATCGGCTGAAAAACCAGGGCACCAGCATTATCCTGTGCTCCCATGTGCTGCCCGGGGTCGAGCAGCATATCGACCGGGCCATTATCCTCTCTTCCGGGAAAATGCTGGCCATGGGCACTTTGGAACAGCTGCGCCGCGATGCCAACCTGCCGGTGGCCATTAAGCCCGACGGCCTTAACGGCGCGGTGCGCCAGGATGCCAAACTGATGTCCTATTTATCGGCTCAGGGGGAGGAAGACAATAACCAGACCTTGTATGTGCCGGAGCAGGACAAACTGGCGATTTTAAGGCAGTTGCTGGCATACGAGCATTTAACCGACGTTAAGGTGGAAACCGCCAGCCTGGAGCAGGTATACCAGCATTATTTAAGCGGCGGCCATCAGTCAGGCGGCCATCAGTCAGGTGGTAAAGGGAAACACATATGA
- a CDS encoding nitrous oxide reductase family maturation protein NosD, translating into MNKVTMFLLFFLVSWLTLPDVTAKEHKVFPQDNLQQRLDLTVDGDVLLLAPGTYTGNFVISRAIRLSGAAGAVIDGGGQGNAITIKSSGVTIENLSIINWGDDLTAQNAGIYSDKATDNLVIRNNKLRGDGFGMWLQKSQHLKVLNNTVEGNIAIRSADRGNGIQLSSIKHAEVRGNTIFHTRDGLYIISSQENLIDGNTMHDLRYGVHYMYSHSNKVVNNLAYRTRAGYALMSSRNLKVLGNTSRDSEDYGFLMNFITSSFIQNNVIEKVWTKPENKVLGRDGKGLFVYNSAYNTISGNKVESAEIGIHLTAGSENTQVYGNSFIDNPTQVKYVSNKKQEWSLDGKGNFWSNYLGWDMNGDNIGDTIFEPNDGIDKLIWQYPEMKILMDSPAVLILRWVQRQFPVLKPPGIKDSFPLMLPPVPDNGSDRVTSSATASPQLTAGIRK; encoded by the coding sequence ATGAATAAAGTTACTATGTTCCTGTTGTTCTTTTTGGTGTCCTGGTTGACTTTACCGGACGTGACGGCCAAAGAGCATAAGGTCTTTCCTCAAGACAATTTGCAGCAACGCCTGGACTTAACGGTCGACGGCGATGTGTTGTTGCTGGCGCCCGGCACCTACACCGGCAATTTCGTTATTTCCCGGGCAATCCGCCTGTCCGGTGCGGCGGGGGCCGTGATCGACGGCGGGGGGCAAGGCAATGCCATCACCATCAAAAGCTCCGGCGTCACCATAGAAAACCTCTCCATTATTAACTGGGGGGACGACCTGACCGCCCAGAATGCCGGCATATATTCGGATAAGGCCACCGATAATCTGGTGATCCGCAACAACAAGCTCAGGGGCGACGGTTTCGGCATGTGGCTGCAAAAAAGCCAGCATCTTAAGGTGCTAAACAATACCGTTGAGGGTAATATCGCCATACGTTCGGCGGACAGGGGCAACGGCATCCAGCTCTCCTCCATCAAGCATGCCGAGGTGCGCGGCAACACCATTTTCCATACCCGCGACGGCCTTTATATTATCTCCAGCCAGGAGAACCTGATCGACGGCAATACCATGCATGACTTGCGCTACGGCGTGCATTACATGTATTCCCACAGCAACAAAGTGGTCAACAACCTGGCGTACCGTACCCGGGCGGGTTATGCCCTGATGAGTTCCCGTAATCTCAAGGTGCTGGGTAATACCAGCCGCGACAGCGAAGATTACGGCTTTTTAATGAATTTTATTACCTCTTCCTTTATTCAGAACAATGTTATCGAAAAAGTCTGGACCAAGCCGGAAAATAAGGTGCTGGGACGGGACGGCAAGGGGCTGTTTGTATACAACTCGGCTTATAACACTATCTCGGGCAATAAGGTGGAGTCGGCGGAAATCGGCATCCATTTAACCGCGGGTTCGGAAAACACCCAGGTTTACGGCAACAGCTTTATCGACAATCCGACCCAGGTGAAATATGTCTCCAATAAAAAACAGGAATGGAGCCTGGACGGCAAAGGCAATTTCTGGAGCAATTACCTCGGCTGGGACATGAACGGCGACAATATCGGCGATACCATCTTCGAGCCTAACGACGGCATAGACAAACTGATCTGGCAGTATCCGGAAATGAAGATCCTGATGGACAGTCCGGCGGTGCTGATTTTGCGCTGGGTGCAACGCCAGTTCCCGGTATTAAAGCCGCCGGGGATCAAAGACAGTTTTCCGTTAATGTTACCGCCTGTGCCCGATAACGGCAGCGACCGGGTAACTTCTTCCGCTACAGCATCGCCGCAGTTAACGGCCGGCATCAGGAAATAA
- the nosZ gene encoding TAT-dependent nitrous-oxide reductase yields the protein MSKEELPVNETQVENEERRKFFGKTALLGAGAVAAPMTAAMFASMAKAQAAEAANSPVIHPGELDEYYGFWSGGHSGEVRILGIPSMRELMRIPVFNTDSATGWGLTDESKRIKGDSAHLHAGDSHHPHMSMTDGRYNGKYVFINDKANTRVARIRCDVMKTDKMLTVPNVQAIHGLRVQKVPYTKYVICNGEFEIPMNNDGKSSLEDVGSYRSLFNVIDAESMEVAFQVMVDGNLDNTDADYDGKYFASTCYNSEMGMNLADMIASERDHVVVFNLPRCEAAVKAGNYKTYNGNKIPVLDGRKGSDLTRYIPVPKSPHGMNTSPNGKYFVANGKLSPTVSVIDISKLDDLFSDKIKPRDAIVAEPELGLGPLHTAFDNKGYAYTTLFLDSQIAKWNVEDAIAAHNGKKVNYLRQKLDVHYQPGHNHTSAGETRDADGKWLISLCKFSKDRFLPVGPLRPENDQLIDISGDEMKLVHDGPTYAEPHDCMIVHRSKMKPLKLWPRNDPMFAETIAMAKRDGVDVYTDNKVIRDGNKVRVYMTSIAPTYGMNEFKVKLGDEVTVVVTNLDQVEDVTHGFCMTNHGVQMEIGPQATASVTFTADKPGVQWYYCNWFCHALHMEMRGRMLVEA from the coding sequence ATGAGCAAAGAAGAATTGCCTGTGAATGAAACCCAGGTGGAAAATGAAGAAAGGCGTAAGTTTTTTGGTAAAACCGCGCTATTGGGGGCCGGCGCCGTTGCCGCACCTATGACGGCGGCCATGTTTGCCTCTATGGCGAAAGCTCAGGCGGCCGAGGCGGCCAACAGTCCGGTGATTCATCCCGGTGAACTTGACGAATATTACGGTTTCTGGAGTGGCGGCCATTCCGGCGAAGTGCGTATTCTGGGGATCCCTTCGATGCGCGAACTGATGCGTATTCCGGTCTTTAACACCGACAGCGCCACGGGCTGGGGTCTGACGGATGAAAGTAAGCGCATCAAAGGCGACAGCGCTCATTTGCATGCCGGTGACTCCCATCACCCCCATATGAGTATGACCGACGGCCGTTATAACGGTAAATACGTTTTTATCAACGACAAAGCCAATACCCGCGTCGCCCGTATCCGCTGTGACGTGATGAAGACAGATAAGATGCTTACGGTGCCTAATGTCCAGGCCATCCACGGCCTGCGGGTACAGAAAGTACCTTATACCAAGTATGTGATCTGTAACGGCGAGTTCGAGATCCCCATGAACAATGACGGCAAGTCGTCTCTGGAAGATGTCGGCAGCTACCGCTCCTTGTTTAACGTGATCGATGCCGAGTCCATGGAAGTCGCCTTCCAGGTCATGGTTGACGGTAACCTGGATAATACCGATGCCGACTACGACGGTAAGTATTTTGCCTCGACCTGTTATAACTCGGAAATGGGTATGAACCTGGCGGACATGATCGCCTCCGAGCGCGACCATGTGGTGGTCTTTAACCTGCCCCGCTGTGAAGCGGCGGTGAAAGCCGGCAACTATAAAACCTACAACGGTAACAAGATACCGGTACTGGACGGCCGCAAGGGCTCTGATCTGACCCGTTACATTCCTGTGCCTAAGTCGCCTCACGGCATGAACACTTCTCCGAACGGCAAGTACTTTGTTGCCAACGGTAAGCTGTCGCCCACGGTTTCCGTGATCGATATCTCCAAGCTGGACGACCTGTTCAGCGACAAGATCAAACCGCGTGATGCCATTGTCGCCGAACCTGAGCTGGGCTTAGGGCCGCTTCATACCGCGTTTGACAACAAAGGTTATGCCTATACTACCTTGTTCCTAGACAGCCAGATCGCCAAGTGGAACGTCGAAGATGCCATTGCCGCCCATAACGGTAAAAAAGTGAACTATCTGCGCCAGAAACTGGATGTGCACTACCAGCCGGGCCATAACCATACCTCTGCCGGTGAAACCCGGGATGCCGACGGCAAGTGGCTGATCTCCCTTTGTAAGTTCTCCAAAGACAGGTTCCTGCCAGTAGGGCCGCTGCGTCCCGAGAATGATCAGCTGATCGATATCTCCGGCGATGAAATGAAACTGGTGCATGACGGCCCGACCTACGCCGAGCCCCATGACTGTATGATAGTGCACCGCAGTAAGATGAAGCCGCTGAAACTCTGGCCGCGTAACGATCCTATGTTTGCCGAAACCATTGCCATGGCAAAACGCGACGGCGTCGACGTTTATACCGACAACAAGGTGATCCGCGACGGCAACAAGGTCCGGGTATATATGACTTCTATCGCACCGACTTACGGTATGAACGAGTTTAAGGTCAAGCTCGGGGATGAAGTCACGGTTGTGGTCACCAACCTGGATCAGGTGGAAGACGTGACCCACGGTTTCTGTATGACCAACCACGGGGTACAGATGGAAATCGGGCCTCAGGCAACCGCCTCCGTCACCTTTACCGCCGACAAACCGGGTGTGCAGTGGTACTACTGTAACTGGTTCTGTCATGCGCTGCACATGGAAATGCGCGGCCGTATGCTGGTAGAAGCCTGA